The DNA region tttgactatgtacttaatttaatatttaGGTCACAATTAAATATAATCATATTTCACCAGAAACAAAGATATTAAAGGCAAGTAGAATCCTACTTGCACTCTAACTAAAGTTATTTCAGAGTTccaaatttattcactattgaTATTTTCATGCAAAATTCTCAACATTATCGTCTAAATCACTGATGAGCGTTTTGGCTCCTTTGTTGATCATGGAAATATAATTAGGTTCCAAAAATCTCTTGGTTATAGGTCTTTCTTGAATTGAAAAGGTCCTTTGCAATTCTTAACTACTTGAGTTCTCTAATTCAAAAAGGCTTACATATATACTAATTATATGCAGATTGAATACATAGAgaattggaaaggaaaaaaaaaaagaaaaagaaaaagaagactaaACTAAAATGACATGATTAAGCCATGTAAATCTTTTCCATCTTTGATGCAAATTTAACATATAACAGAGCATATCAAGAATTTGGGTGGACATTATACATACGGGGCACcgggtgtttacaccaaactaataaaatttaccttaacaattaaaaattaaagtgaaaatacataTCACTTAACCATAGTTATGTACAAAATGTGTATATGAAAAACTCATGTCTTGCATGCATTAATTTGGTCTAAACGCCTGATGCGGGTAAGTTTTACCGCCATTTATCCCCATGGTACTAGTATGATGAGAAATTTTATCATCACAGAAACGATCTGGCAAACTCAAAAAACAAATATGGTCCTAgaccaaagaagaagaaatttattGGCACTCAATGTTTGCATCAAACAAATGAATGCAAGACGTGTATTTTGCATATAAACTTCAATCATTTAAGCAAGAGTTAAACGATTTATATTCTCGTTTTAATTTGAAACCGCTATGGTTAAATTATTTGGTTTGATATAAACACTAACATGAAAGTGTCTTTGTAACCCTTCCACTAACATAGTAACATGCGGGGACCTGCTGACTGAATAACcccattatcatataaataatgcAAAGCACATGCTTTTCACAAGGATGCCAGCGAGGTATGGACAAAGTTATGAAAAGAGTTGATTACTTGTGATTTATTCATGCTGATGCAGGTGTTGTTCCATTTTCTGGCTTCAACTGACAGCCAAGAATAATACTTCTTCGAGGTCACCTCATTTAGGTGTCTTAGTTGCTGCTAAGAAAAGTGGCCCCTCCCTAAATGGCCATTTACTAAGTTAGTGTACCAGCTGACATACATTTAGCTTAATGAATCATCATCATGAGTCCTAAATCCATTTGCTTATAGAAAACGAAAGCAACAATCatacattaaaaataaatatatatttaaagctTGGACTTCCTGTTGCTTATTGATCTTCAGTGGGGATCTTCGTATACCAATCGGTTAGATACTCGAACTTTCACCTGTGGTGAGGTCGATTTCCCCACCTGTAACCCCCTCCCCCTTTTCCCCGTTTCCCTACCCCTCGTaatacaaccaaaaaaaaaaaaaaaaaggacagcCGTGCACTAAACTTCGCTATGCGGGATCCGAAAAGGCCGAAAAAGTGTCCATGTatcttaccttgcatttctgcagGAAGATTTCCTGAGCAACTCGACTTCCAGCCACAAGAATTTTACCGTTACCCAAGACTCCCTTCCACCCCTatgtaataatttaaaaaaaaaaaaaggattttcaaCCTTCTCTTCCCGTAGTGACTCGAGCTATGTGAATTCTTGAAGTTAAATGGTAATTTCAACCAACTTCAATCTCAGGACATGAACTGTTGTGATTGACCGATTGTTTAAAACCAATCCACCTTGCAATGCTGGTATGAGGAGCACTGCAGAAATATAATTACAATAGCAAATTCAAGGAGGTCATAAACACCATCGGACACTAAGACGGCTAGCTTTCATCCTATTGTTGCATAATTCTCGGATGTTTCCCTCACCTGCAACTCTCGTTTGACTGTATTTGCAAGGAAGCTAAAAGAAATCACCTACTTGTCATCCAATGACACTTTGAGCAGGCGTCTTTACTAGTCCGACTTCATTCATCAGAAGTCTCACATTCTCTCATCTTTCCATCTTCCAACTGCAGAATAGATCTTCCCCAACAGTATATAATTCCCGGTGTTCTCTGGCTCTAGCTTAAATAGCCACCTTGCAGCCAATTCTCCCAGTTCCACATTTTCGTGTATCACACAGGCACCTAGTAGTGCACCCCAGATGGCATGACTTGGTTCAAAAGTCATAGTTTTAATAAGTTCATATGCTTCCTCAAGTCGGCCAGCCCGACCAAGAAGATCAACCATACAAGTATAATGATCTGTTCTAAGACTATCAGAGTGATTTCTAAGCATGAAATTAAACAAACAAAGACCATCATCCACCAAACCAGCATGACCGCAAGCATGCAAAACCGAGGTGAAAGTGACTTCGTTAGGTTTGACCCCAGATTGCACCATCTCATTAAACAGTGACAAAGAAATCTCGCCATGCCCATGCATCCCATAACCAGCTATTAACGTACTCCACAAAATtatgtccctttctttcttgggtATCCCATTGAAGATCTTGTGACCATTATCTAAGTTTCCACATTTTGAGTATATATCAACTAAACCAGTAGCTACCTCAGTTCTTGTAACAAATCCGGATCTTACAAGATAGCTGTGTATGCTCAACGCTTGCCTGAGATCAGCTTCAATGGCAAATGCAGGAAGTACACTTTTCAGGGTTGCATCATTAGGTTTGACAGCCTCTGACAACATGAACTTGAAAAGCTCTATCGCTTCTCTTGCAAGCTCATTATGAAGGCCCCCAGACAAAATCGCATTCCATGGGACAGTCCTCTTCTTGCTCGTTTTTGCAAACACCTGATAGCCAAGTCTAAAACAATTGCATTTAGCATACATGTCAATAAGGCCAGTTTCACATTAACATCAGCTTAAGGTCTCCTGATACCCACCCATGCAGGCATTTACCAACCTCAAATAGGCAAACTAACATCAGAAAGAAGGGATGCCAAGTTACTGCATTCGGCCCCCTTTAAGCTGCATCTTTGGGGAAAACCATAGTGCATTGTTTACACCCTACCTAAAATAGCCCGGGATCATTGTAGTCCAGTCCCCAAAATCTCATACTCATTTTCCCAAAAACCAAACCGCCTCATCAATTCTACCCCCTTAACTCTATCAATGACAGTTTCGAAAGACAAATTGCCCCAAAAACCTACTTCTTCGATCAGCGAGTGAACCTCTCTACCCATTTTAAAAGTCCTTCAGAGCCCCAAAAAGGCAACACGAAACCAGGGGCCCTCAGCGCGACCCACCATCTTCCATTCTCCTGTAAATCTTTGGGGGCGTCCTTGGGACTATCATTCTAAAACCCCACTGATCGTGTTCCAGGCCCAAAAGGTTCGCGTCTGCATTCATCAAAGACCTTCCTGCACCCTTTTATCTCCACAACTCATACATGGAAAAAagtaaatttcccaaaaaagtATCCCTATAACCACTTATAACAGTCAACCCATGAATAGCAACACCTTGCTAAGAAAGCTCCTCCGCCCTAATAACATACGGAAATGTATGCCTGTCAGGTTTTTTTTTCCCGATCGAAGCATTTCACCAAGGGTTTGAGTGCAATTTTGGGGAAACCCCCTTTTGGGTGTACATTCTTATCATGGACCTGAGAGAGCAAAGTTCTGTGGGCAATTCATAAACCCTTTTGCACGAGGAAGTGTGACCAGGGTATATGCTGCTGTAAGGAAGAAAGCAAATGGGTTTGAAGGGGAAGGGTAATGGTATGGGCATGGACCCCTTTGG from Lycium ferocissimum isolate CSIRO_LF1 chromosome 2, AGI_CSIRO_Lferr_CH_V1, whole genome shotgun sequence includes:
- the LOC132047891 gene encoding LOW QUALITY PROTEIN: pentatricopeptide repeat-containing protein At5g39350-like (The sequence of the model RefSeq protein was modified relative to this genomic sequence to represent the inferred CDS: inserted 1 base in 1 codon), which gives rise to CETGLIDMYAKCNCFRLGYQVFAKTSKKRTVPWNAILSGGLHNELAREAIELFKFMLSEAVKPNDATLKSVLPAFAIEADLRQALSIHSYLVRSGFVTRTEVATGLVDIYSKCGNLDNGHKIFNGIPKKERDIILWSTLIAGYGMHGHGEISLSLFNEMVQSGVKPNEVTFTSVLHACGHAGLVDDGLCLFNFMLRNHSDSLRTDHYTCMVDLLGRAGRLEEAYELIKTMTFEPSHAIWGALLGACVIHENVELGELAARWLFKLEPENTGNYILLGKIYSAVGRWKDXENVRLLMNEVGLVKTPAQSVIG